A region of the Silene latifolia isolate original U9 population chromosome 9, ASM4854445v1, whole genome shotgun sequence genome:
ATGTTGTGTCCAGTGGGATGGATGGGACGCCGTTCAATGCAACGATGATGGACGCGTTATATCTCTGTCATTCTTTTGGAATGAAGATATCTATAAGATCCCGTCTTTCTTGGATCAACTTCCCGCCCTTGTGGGGCTTACTTTTTTTTCAGTTCCCAATCTAACCGGTCCAATCCCACGCTATATTGGCAAACTTACCAATCTCACATCCTTGACCTTTTCCACGACCAATTTGAGTGGCCCAATCCCTACTTTCTTAAGCCGTCTTGTTAAATTAGCCAACTTAAACCTCTACGATAACAAGTTTTCCGGTGCAGTACCCAACTTCTTGGGTCGGCTTAAGGGGCTCACCTTCCTTAGCCTCTCGAATAATAAACTCACTGGCCCAATACCCAAATCCTTGGGACACTTAACTCGTCTTGAAACCCTTGCCCTTCACACAAATAGCTTGTCCGGTCCAATACCCGATTTTCTAGGCCAACGGCTTAGTAATCTTGATGGTCTTGTTTTATATAACAACCAGTTTTCAGGCCGTATCCCAACATCTCTAGGTTTGCTTACTCGACTCACTTACATATCTCTTTTTAACAATCAATTAACCGGACCAGTCCCTAGATCTCTCGCGGGTGGCAGCATAGCCATATTTAGGCTCGGTAACAATAAATTAACCGGGGATGCCACATTTTTGATAGACAAAAGCAACGACGGTGTAATCGAGGTAGACATAAGCAACAATCAGTTCAAGTTCGATCTTACGAATGTGGACTTAGCCCCACGTTTATTCACCTTCAATATAAGCCATAATAATATATATGGGAGATTACCCAAATTGTTCTATCGATTAAAAGAATATTTTGAAAAGTATGTCGATATCACTTACAATGAGCTATGTGGTCCAATCCCAAATGGTCGACATCTCAAACGGGTTAATCCAATTTTCTTCGGTCATAACAAGTGTCTGTGTGGTGGTCCATTACCCGTTTGCAAATAACTGCAAATCTTAGCATCAAAATTGTTAGTTaaatttcatttaccttgttctTTCTTTAGAATTTtcaatttcttttgatttttatattgtttttatCATTTTTCTTTGTTTTGGCTTTGCACGGTTGACTAAGGAAAAACGACTCAGCGTCTGGCCTAGGCTAATAAATTACCCAAGATGGTGTTCGTAACTTCGATTCAAACCTCGTCAGCATTAAAATCACTCATGTGATTACAAGatcctctttattttatttcctttCAATTATCTGGATTTTATTTTTGAACGATCTAATAATGTACTCCGTAAGTATTAATAAAGTAAAGAAAATAATAATTTAAAATAGGTATGAAAAAGAAAATGGAGATGGTCCAACTCCCTGTTGGAGTAAATAAAGCAGTAACAATGTAAAGTAAGGAAATCAGAAGAAATATAACCCGATTCGTAGTGCCGTGGTAAgggagccactgccttgaaaaatatatttccggtacgaccgtggtggcgatcagctagtgccgttagttccccaaggataacactacagTCTCCACACAGTTTcgcccactcggaactgtgagactAGGAACGAAATAATGATCTTTACCCATAAATTATTATAAGAAGAGAAGAGGAGAAAGAAGAGAGGAGAGTGAATGTTGTGTGTTCTGGAGTGAAGAGTGTTGAtctatttatagtaaaatagaTCAACAACGGAGCCAAAAACTGCTCCACTAATGCAGCAGTCAAAACGTGATTAGTGGAGCATTAACAGCTCTTTAATCGCGCCACTAACAGTCTCCATTGACTGACTGTTACAACTTCCAATACACTGAATGTGGACAGTCCACTACACACACAAGCCCAACGAGATTAAAATTGGGCCGttggcccgcaccgcaggtgctctacccaaacccgagcccaagCTCAGGCAGGGCCGAGCcagcgcgcgcgcgcgtgtgtgtttggacccaaacccacaggccCAACAATCCCAACAAAAGCCTCATTGGTCCACAATTGGCTAGTGATAGACAATAGTCAATATAAACACATGGAAGGTTATGTAATCCACCGATGTGGGATATCAAATGAAAAGTTGGACAAAATAACTTGGCTTTTACAGCCATCATTTCCAGCAATCCCCCACAGATGGCGAAGAAAAGCAAAGAGAAGAGattcctgggtaaaggaaggattggatacttaggtatcaatatctttcgatttgaattgacactttagtgaaatgaggaaacaacttacttacagcgagagaatatcttgcgatttgaattcttagctgagcttcggtcgataccccccacaacacatatcttaCCTTCAGAATTAAGATCGTTCCGCGTTtcaaagtgcaacgcgctcttttagaaCTATGCGTTTACCTTGGTACTAATAGATATGTtcagaagacttctcatagtctaatgATCGTTACACCTAAGTAGGAGACTCAAGTGCTTCTCatagcacttctcacatgagtcattaaggacctaagtccaacctggtgtatgatccatcaagtgcgtctcaaaagcatcATCATAAagctatgaatcatacaacgccataggaatagaagctttagacctagtcaagtctcactcttgacctaaggacttaagccccattcccctcgacgtatcaacgactagtctcctagccagccctttagtaaagggatcagtaagattgttttcggacttcacatagtccaaagcaatcactccgttgtcttggagttgtctaactgcagcgtgccttattcgaatGTGTCTCTTCTTTGAATTGTAGAAATtattctttgcaacaccaatagcAGCCTACGAGTCAGAGTGTAGGGAGACCGGTGTTAGCCATCTGCCCCACActggtgttagaaatctatatctcattacttgacatattcatatatgttttaactttaatttagtcataaaattaaaagatgatcttatgcatgcaaacaataaaagaataagaaagaaatcatcatcttacattgaggat
Encoded here:
- the LOC141602526 gene encoding polygalacturonase inhibitor 2-like — protein: MSPLNSYKHILLLLPFLLISHFVTLSNSQIPGFPGMCNADDIKTLLRIKNHLGNPPSLNSWDIANECCVQWDGWDAVQCNDDGRVISLSFFWNEDIYKIPSFLDQLPALVGLTFFSVPNLTGPIPRYIGKLTNLTSLTFSTTNLSGPIPTFLSRLVKLANLNLYDNKFSGAVPNFLGRLKGLTFLSLSNNKLTGPIPKSLGHLTRLETLALHTNSLSGPIPDFLGQRLSNLDGLVLYNNQFSGRIPTSLGLLTRLTYISLFNNQLTGPVPRSLAGGSIAIFRLGNNKLTGDATFLIDKSNDGVIEVDISNNQFKFDLTNVDLAPRLFTFNISHNNIYGRLPKLFYRLKEYFEKYVDITYNELCGPIPNGRHLKRVNPIFFGHNKCLCGGPLPVCK